From Methanoculleus oceani, a single genomic window includes:
- a CDS encoding DNA adenine methylase — protein sequence MATPTVRPFLKWAGGKAQLLDAFTRRVPRELTEGTLPVFVEPFMGGGAVYFHFNSVFEFRECHLFDINEELVLAYSVVKNDVSALIDYLSDVSDEFLPRNDPGRKEYYYAVRDAFNRERGAIDFGQYGEGWIERAGQLIFLNRTCFNGLYRVNSRGGFNVPFGRYRNPTVLHEEVLRADSVALRNTTVHLGDFTLSEPCISEDAFVYFDPPYRPLNRTSSFTQYSKNRFSDEEQKRLAAFYARCDAKGARLMLSNSDPKNTDPDDGFFDELYAGYRIDRVPARRTINCDGTKRGEIREIIVTNYDPHDPER from the coding sequence ATGGCAACACCCACCGTACGACCGTTCCTCAAGTGGGCAGGCGGAAAGGCGCAACTGCTCGATGCGTTCACCAGGAGAGTCCCCCGCGAACTCACTGAGGGGACCCTCCCGGTCTTTGTCGAGCCGTTCATGGGCGGCGGAGCGGTCTACTTCCACTTCAACAGCGTCTTTGAGTTCAGGGAGTGTCATCTCTTCGATATCAACGAGGAACTGGTCCTCGCTTACAGCGTCGTGAAGAACGATGTTTCCGCCCTCATCGACTACTTAAGCGACGTCTCAGACGAGTTCCTGCCCAGGAACGATCCCGGGCGGAAGGAGTACTACTACGCCGTGCGGGATGCGTTCAACCGCGAGCGGGGCGCCATCGATTTCGGGCAGTACGGTGAGGGTTGGATAGAACGGGCCGGTCAACTCATCTTCCTCAACAGGACGTGCTTCAATGGTCTCTACCGGGTAAACTCCCGGGGCGGGTTTAACGTCCCGTTCGGCAGGTACAGGAACCCGACGGTCCTGCATGAAGAGGTGCTCCGGGCCGATTCCGTCGCGCTCCGGAATACGACCGTCCACCTCGGCGACTTCACGCTGTCGGAACCCTGCATCTCGGAGGATGCCTTCGTCTACTTCGACCCGCCGTACCGGCCCCTGAACCGGACGTCGTCGTTCACGCAGTACTCGAAGAACAGGTTCTCCGACGAGGAACAGAAGCGTCTCGCGGCATTCTACGCACGGTGCGACGCAAAGGGCGCGAGACTTATGCTGAGCAACTCCGACCCGAAGAACACCGACCCGGACGACGGGTTCTTCGATGAGCTCTACGCCGGATACCGCATAGACCGGGTTCCGGCGAGAAGGACGATCAACTGCGACGGGACGAAGCGGGGAGAGATCCGCGAGATCATCGTCACGAACTATGACCCGCACGATCCAGAGCGATAG
- a CDS encoding DNA-methyltransferase, with protein MIYVAARKHTAREAFAKPAEEKSMRLEEVNGNIFYNGDCIVGARACIPDDSVDLIVTDPPYGINGDRLHHHYNRDERFVVGGYVEVPASDYGAFSRNWIREAARVLRPGGSIYIVSGYTNLYHILHALRQTDLREVNHIIWRYNFGVYTSRKYVSSHYHILFYEKPGGKRTFNLESRYGTGEKAQDNGSLNYRDREDVWCINREYKPGQAKNKNELPTELLAKMIQYSSNEGDLVCDMFLGGFSTARTAIGLNRRATGFEISGRVFDLKIEELRNTGEGYLLPSLRAPQTGGQENRGLPWTDDDREILVSRFAGLVESGETKRKAVEILGRELGRGRWSIEKMLKIQGVRTGSRQTGPGRGGSGKGV; from the coding sequence GTGATTTACGTTGCAGCCCGCAAACATACCGCCAGAGAAGCGTTCGCAAAGCCCGCAGAGGAGAAGAGCATGAGATTGGAGGAGGTCAACGGCAACATCTTCTACAACGGCGATTGCATCGTGGGGGCACGAGCGTGTATCCCCGACGACTCGGTCGACCTGATCGTCACCGATCCCCCGTACGGCATCAACGGCGACCGGCTGCATCACCACTACAACAGGGACGAGAGGTTCGTCGTCGGGGGCTACGTCGAGGTTCCCGCATCCGATTACGGAGCGTTCAGCCGGAACTGGATCCGGGAGGCCGCACGGGTATTAAGGCCGGGCGGGTCAATCTACATCGTTTCCGGGTATACGAACCTCTACCACATACTCCACGCCCTGCGACAGACGGATCTTCGCGAGGTCAATCATATCATCTGGCGGTACAACTTCGGCGTCTACACCAGCCGGAAGTACGTCTCCTCCCACTACCACATCCTCTTCTACGAAAAGCCAGGCGGTAAGAGGACGTTCAACCTGGAGTCGCGCTACGGGACCGGGGAGAAGGCCCAGGACAACGGATCGCTGAACTACCGCGACCGTGAAGATGTCTGGTGCATCAATCGCGAGTACAAACCGGGACAGGCGAAGAACAAGAACGAACTGCCCACAGAACTGCTCGCGAAAATGATACAGTACAGCAGCAACGAGGGCGACCTTGTCTGCGATATGTTCCTTGGCGGGTTCTCGACCGCCAGGACGGCCATCGGCCTCAACCGCCGGGCGACCGGGTTTGAGATCTCGGGCCGGGTATTCGACTTAAAGATCGAAGAGTTGCGGAATACCGGCGAGGGATACCTGCTGCCGTCGCTGAGAGCCCCGCAGACCGGGGGGCAGGAGAACCGGGGCCTGCCCTGGACGGACGATGACCGCGAGATCCTGGTCTCCCGGTTCGCCGGGCTCGTCGAGTCCGGCGAGACAAAGAGGAAGGCCGTCGAGATACTGGGAAGAGAACTTGGCCGGGGCCGGTGGTCCATCGAGAAGATGCTCAAGATTCAGGGCGTTCGGACGGGCAGCAGGCAGACCGGTCCGGGAAGAGGGGGGAGCGGCAAGGGCGTCTGA
- a CDS encoding PAS domain-containing protein, with the protein MAPHSGESESSSRTGAGERGQRASAAGERPVHERMADLLAENEALRRENATLQSVKDALQESEERYRRLFEDDLTGDVITAPDGRILACNPAFVRIFGFASVEEALNTNVRDLYEDPRDLDRLQEHVRREGKVENEGRIRKRRDGTRIHVVENVIGRFGSDGELLELQGYIYDDSERKRAEDALRENMEWYRHALDNPLVGYAHCEIITDAAGKPVDYVYLEVNRAFEQFTGLAREDALNRRVTELLAPEEVAGIIAIYGSVALTGESTTFQYPVPTLSKWFEVTAFSYQRGRVTTFFTDITERKRTEEALRESEERCRRLFEDDLTGDFLTALDGRILACNPAFVRIFGFASVEEALNTNIRDLYEDPGDRDRLLERLRGEGKVENEGRIRKRRDGTRIHVVENMVGRFSVDGELIETQGYVYDDSERKRAEEALRESEERFRAVLENSLDAAYRRNLQADRYDYMSPVIEEILGFTPEEMAAMSLEEIVDHIHPDDRLPVDTELNTAAASGRGLLEYRFQAKDGRYRWLEDHFTVIADPGGRPLFRGGIVRDVTERRRTEEAIRRHAEDLARIHRDLESAHRETNLYLDILTHDIGNTENVSNLYTELLIDSVKGEAACYVANLKRSIAKSIEILGTVSKIRRIHSGPPGLRPTDLDAVIRAEIAHFPDIPISYEGVPRQVLADDLLCEVFTNLIGNAVKHGGPGVAVTVRTEEEDGFVRVTVADTGRGVPDDQKEEIFHRYEKKQRGVGEGLGLYLVQILIDRYGGRIWVEDRVPGRPRGGAAFSFLLREADPVPDRSPSVCVT; encoded by the coding sequence ATGGCGCCACATTCAGGAGAATCAGAGAGTTCGTCCCGCACCGGAGCGGGAGAGAGAGGGCAGCGGGCCTCTGCGGCGGGAGAGCGGCCGGTCCATGAACGCATGGCAGACCTCCTGGCCGAGAACGAGGCGCTCCGGCGCGAGAACGCCACGTTGCAGTCGGTGAAGGATGCCCTGCAGGAGAGCGAGGAGCGCTACCGGCGGCTCTTTGAAGACGATCTCACCGGGGATGTCATCACCGCCCCGGATGGCCGGATACTTGCCTGCAACCCTGCGTTCGTCAGGATATTCGGGTTTGCCTCCGTGGAAGAGGCGCTGAACACCAATGTCCGGGACCTCTACGAAGACCCCCGTGACCTGGACCGGCTCCAGGAGCACGTCCGGAGGGAGGGGAAGGTCGAGAACGAGGGCAGGATCCGGAAACGCCGGGACGGCACCCGTATCCATGTCGTGGAGAACGTGATCGGGCGCTTCGGTTCGGACGGCGAACTGCTCGAGCTTCAGGGCTACATCTACGACGACTCGGAGCGTAAACGGGCGGAAGATGCCCTGCGGGAGAACATGGAGTGGTACCGGCATGCTCTTGATAACCCGCTCGTTGGGTACGCTCACTGCGAGATCATCACCGATGCTGCCGGAAAACCCGTCGATTATGTCTACCTTGAGGTTAACAGGGCGTTCGAGCAGTTTACCGGGCTTGCGCGGGAAGATGCCCTGAACCGACGGGTGACCGAGCTTCTCGCCCCCGAAGAGGTTGCCGGTATCATCGCGATCTACGGGAGCGTGGCGTTGACGGGCGAATCGACGACGTTTCAGTATCCGGTGCCGACTCTTTCGAAATGGTTCGAAGTCACCGCGTTCTCGTATCAACGGGGACGTGTTACAACCTTCTTCACCGACATCACCGAGCGGAAACGGACGGAGGAGGCCCTCCGGGAGAGCGAGGAGCGGTGCCGGCGGCTCTTTGAAGACGATCTCACCGGAGACTTCCTCACCGCCCTGGATGGCCGGATACTCGCCTGCAACCCTGCGTTCGTCAGGATATTCGGGTTCGCCTCCGTGGAAGAGGCGCTGAACACCAATATCCGGGACCTCTACGAAGACCCCGGGGACCGGGACCGGCTCCTTGAGCGCCTCCGGGGGGAGGGGAAGGTCGAGAACGAGGGCAGGATCCGGAAACGCCGGGACGGCACCCGTATCCATGTCGTGGAGAACATGGTCGGGCGTTTCAGTGTGGACGGCGAACTGATCGAGACCCAGGGTTACGTCTACGACGACTCGGAGCGCAAACGGGCGGAAGAGGCTCTCCGGGAGAGCGAGGAGCGGTTCCGGGCGGTTCTCGAAAATTCGCTTGACGCGGCCTACCGGCGCAACCTGCAGGCGGACCGCTACGACTACATGAGCCCGGTCATCGAGGAGATCCTCGGCTTCACCCCGGAGGAGATGGCTGCGATGAGCCTTGAAGAGATCGTGGACCACATTCATCCCGACGACCGCCTGCCGGTGGATACGGAGCTTAACACCGCCGCCGCTTCGGGAAGGGGGCTCCTCGAGTACCGGTTCCAGGCGAAAGACGGCCGGTACCGCTGGCTCGAAGATCACTTCACGGTGATCGCCGACCCGGGCGGCCGGCCGCTCTTCCGGGGCGGGATCGTCCGCGACGTCACCGAGCGCAGGCGGACGGAGGAGGCAATCAGGCGCCACGCCGAGGATCTCGCCCGTATCCACCGGGATCTTGAGTCCGCTCACCGGGAGACGAACCTCTACCTCGATATCCTGACCCACGACATCGGGAACACCGAGAACGTCTCGAACCTCTATACCGAACTGCTCATAGACTCCGTGAAGGGGGAGGCGGCCTGTTACGTGGCAAACCTGAAGCGGAGCATAGCAAAGAGCATCGAGATCCTCGGGACGGTCTCGAAGATCCGGCGGATCCATTCCGGACCACCCGGGCTCCGGCCGACCGATCTCGACGCGGTCATCAGGGCGGAGATCGCTCACTTCCCGGATATCCCCATCTCCTACGAGGGCGTTCCCCGGCAGGTCCTTGCCGACGACCTTCTCTGCGAGGTCTTCACGAACCTGATCGGCAACGCCGTAAAGCACGGGGGTCCCGGCGTCGCCGTAACCGTTCGGACGGAAGAAGAGGACGGGTTCGTCCGGGTGACGGTCGCGGATACAGGCCGGGGCGTCCCGGACGACCAGAAAGAGGAGATCTTCCACCGCTACGAGAAGAAGCAGCGGGGCGTGGGCGAGGGGCTCGGGCTCTACCTCGTGCAGATCCTCATCGACCGCTACGGCGGCAGGATCTGGGTCGAGGACCGGGTGCCCGGCCGTCCCCGGGGAGGAGCGGCGTTCTCATTCCTGCTCCGGGAGGCGGATCCGGTGCCGGATCGTTCCCCCTCCGTCTGCGTGACGTAG